One genomic region from Magallana gigas chromosome 3, xbMagGiga1.1, whole genome shotgun sequence encodes:
- the LOC136274130 gene encoding uncharacterized protein isoform X2, translating to MSMETDKKKLHIQEERIKNELETQGYSVVPGVIPLAECDEYTQEFRAWLGRFGEDAPVRSRSILHQYRTSHSNAAWRLRLHAKPVFESIWGTEKLLTSVDGRSNFSKPEDCWFHLDQGSWRKELHAYQGAVYLEETTPSDYCFRVLEGSQKYHQDLMDAFSDVNETMAGKDFYILKNHHLEFYRNKGCAKKKVPVPKGGLVLWDSRLVHDTLAPVESRPHADRWRFVIYVCMTPAVWASKKDFKVKKKAYDEMLCSVHWPSQGVKLFPGTDENEQTKHKRIEMVEEQPSIARTRLVRLLAGMEAYDFTDERPNGPDWRPRWSEIQYK from the exons ATGAGCATGGAGACCGATAAAAA AAAACTACACATTCAGGAAGAAAGGATAAAGAATGAGCTAGAGACCCAGGGTTATTCTGTGGTCCCCGGGGTGATTCCACTCGCAGAATGTGACGAATACACCCAGGAATTCCGGGCCTGGCTGGGCAGGTTTGGAGAGGATGCCCCCGTACGTAGCAGGTCCATCCTGCATCAGTACAGGACGTCCCACTCTAACGCCGCCTGGCGGCTCAGACTTCACGCCAAACCTGTGTTCGAATCCATATGGGGCACGGAGAAACTTTTAACTAGTGTAGACG GTCGAAGCAACTTCTCCAAACCTGAGGACTGTTGGTTTCACCTTGACCAAGGGAGCTGGCGAAAGGAACTGCATGCGTACCAGGGGGCAGTCTATTTGGAGGAAACGACCCCATCAGACTACTGCTTCAGAGTGCTCGAGGGCTCCCAAAAATACCACCAGGACTTGATGGACGCTTTCTCAGATGTCAATGAAACAATGGCAGGCaaagatttttacattttaaaaaatcaccaCTTAGAATTCTACCGGAATAAAGGGTGCGCGAAAAAGAAAGTCCCCGTCCCCAAAGGTGGACTGGTGCTATGGGATTCCAGATTGGTCCACGATACCCTAGCCCCCGTAGAAAGTCGGCCTCATGCCGACAGATGGCGCTTTGTTATTTACGTCTGCATGACCCCAGCAGTCTGGGCTTCGAAGAAGGATTTTAAGGTCAAGAAGAAGGCTTACGATGAGATGCTGTGTTCTGTTCACTGGCCATCTCAAGGGGTCAAGCTCTTCCCTGGTACAGACGAGAATGAACAGACAAAACACAAGCGGATCGAGATGGTAGAGGAGCAGCCCTCGATAGCCAGAACGAGGCTGGTACGGCTACTGGCGGGGATGGAGGCTTACGACTTCACTGATGAACGTCCAAATGGACCCGACTGGCGGCCAAGGTGGTCCGAAATACAGTATAAGTAG
- the LOC105340308 gene encoding caspase-2 — protein sequence MNKHEWDIIRRNRVFIHKNVSNINEVVDLLYEKGILTLNQKECVASQPVDRRAYEMLDIVVKRGPRAFPCLVEALRETENPVAANQLEGNAGSTTDPNKTKTYTKPGPPKTLPTHLQGVPPSEDNSSYVEWMDDVELTKLEDNFIRTDPKFVMEMKKLHNEHMYNMTGDKSKRGKCLMIDSIPNDFCQQGECHTIVDSSKTLIHQTLKQCGFKCIYYTRNSGTSQTIKEKILQEMNKPDHVQYSSFLVICVTTGPNPQYIYGKDGEKDCLPIQEIQDMMSQCKAFSNKPKMLMVHTVPESSLKCYHSFPLAEDRDQRLSDSMQYLTLEGEGTSSQNGGDLFVVSVRLEPGISFLVKIQGKTGAYFSNALVYVLLKHAANRSFLEMTKEMDRLFESCEYEGEDSVDANPYNKRVHRRVRVARLSILTKPEKELFLFPQYEDTGTQVSG from the exons ATGAACAAACACGAATGGGATATAATTCGAAGAAACAGGGTTTTTATTCATAAGAATGTCTCTAATATCAACGAAGTTGTCGATTTACTTTATGAAAAGGGGATTCTGACTTTGAACCAGAAAGAATGTGTCGCG TCCCAGCCAGTTGACAGAAGAGCATATGAGATGCTTGACATAGTGGTGAAGAGAGGACCGCGGGCCTTCCCTTGTCTGGTGGAGGCTCTACGCGAAACTGAAAATCCAGTGGCAGCTAATCAATTGGAGGGAAATGCTGGATCCACCACTGATCCAAACAAAACCA AAACATACACAAAGCCAGGCCCTCCCAAAACACTCCCCACACACCTCCAAGGGGTACCACCATCAGAGGACAACAGTTCATATG TTGAATGGATGGATGATGTAGAACTGACTAAACTTGAAGACAACTTTATTCGTACTGATCCCAAGTTTGTGATGGAGATGAAAAAACTTCACAATGAACAT ATGTACAATATGACAGGAGATAAGAGTAAGCGTGGGAAGTGTTTGATGATAGACAGTATCCCCAATGACTTCTGTCAGCAGGGAGAATGTCACACCATTGTTGACTCCAGTAAAACTCTGATACACCAAACCCTCAAACAATGTGGCTTCAAGTGTATCTACTACACCCGGAATAGTGGAACCTCTCAG ACAATAAAAGAGAAGATACTTCAGGAGATGAACAAGCCGGACCATGTACAGTACTCCTCCTTTCTTGTGATATGTGTGACCACTGGCCCTAATCCACAATACATATATGGCAAAGATGGAGAGAAGGATTGCTTGCCAATCCAGGAAATACAGGATATGATGTCACAATGTAAAGCATTTAGTAACAAGCCAAAGATGTTAATGGTTCATACTGTGCCAGAGTCAAGCT TGAAATGTTATCACAGCTTCCCATTGGCTGAAGACAGGGATCAAAGGTTAAGTGACTCCATGCAGTACCTGACTTTGGAAGGGGAGGGCACCAGTTCACAGAATGGTGGGGACCTGTTTGTTGTGTCTGTGCGACTTGAACCAG GTATTAGTTTCCTGGTCAAAATTCAAGGGAAGACAGGAGCGTATTTCAGTAATGCATTAGTCTATGTGCTGCTGAAGCATGCTGCCAACCGATCCTTTCTGGAAATGACAAAAGAG ATGGATAGGTTGTTTGAGTCTTGTGAATACGAGGGTGAGGACAGTGTGGATGCCAATCCCTACAACAAGCGAGTTCATCGGCGAGTGAGAGTGGCTCGACTGTCCATCCTGACAAAGCCTGAGAAAGAACTCTTCCTCTTCCCTCAGTATGAAGACACAG GAACACAGGTGTCTGGTTAG
- the LOC105340282 gene encoding uncharacterized protein, which yields MRVNLLLVVLLGLLALSYGFKIERRGNRGNGKGQGRGPPEDGGQSDGDDDDFDNDDFDDDNDDDDDFDDADKDKRRDLPRLIVGVIAKRIQMQLENCDLSEFDSQPTTIKGAIQSMAELLLMDCRAGPTGSPPTGSPPTDSPVTGPTGNPPVSTDGSPPARELEDKVVRELLNFIEKNRH from the exons ATGAGGGTAAACCTGCTGTTAGTGGTTTTGTTGGGCCTCCTGGCATTGTCCTACGGATTCAAG ATTGAGCGAAGAGGAAACAGAGGAAACGGAAAAGGTCAAGGACGGGGTCCACCAGAGGACGGCGGGCAATCTGACGGAGATGATGATGACTTTGATAATGATGACtttgatgatgataatgatgatgatgatgacttTGATGATGCAGACAAAGATAAGAGACGTGACCTACCCAGGCTGATTGTGGGGGTTATTGCCAAGAGAATCCAAATGCAGTTGGAAAACTGTGATTTGTCAG aatttgacAGTCAACCAACAACAATTAAAG gtGCTATCCAGTCTATGGCAGAACTTTTGCTCATGGATTGCAGAGCAG GACCCACCGGATCCCCTCCCACCGGATCTCCTCCCACCGATTCCCCTGTCACCGGACCCACTGGTAACCCCCCTGTGTCCACAGATGGATCCCCTCCTGCGCGTGAGCTGGAGGACAAAGTAGTCCGTGAACTGCTGAACTTCATTGAGAAGAACCGACATTAA
- the LOC105340295 gene encoding uncharacterized protein — MGLFRGPRVIPLEECDKYTQEFRTWLDRFGEDSPVRKRSGITHQYRTSHSNAAWRLRLHAKPVFESIWGTEKLLASSRKSIHPLLICQFLGRSNFSKPENCWFHLDQGSWRKGLHAYQGAVYLEETTPSDYCFRVLEGSQKYHQDLMYTFSDVNEAMAGKDFYILKNHHLKFYQNKGCAKKKVPVPKGGLVLWDSRLVHDTLAPVEGRPHADRWRFVTYVCMTPAIWASKIDFKVKKMAYEEMLCSAHWPSQGVKLFPGTHEDEPTKHKRIEMVEEQPSIARTRLVQLLAGLEAYDFTDGRPNGPYWEPRWTPR, encoded by the exons ATGG GGTTATTCCGTGGTCCCCGGGTGATTCCACTGGAGGAATGTGACAAGTACACTCAGGAATTCCGGACCTGGCTGGACAGGTTTGGGGAGGATTCCCCCGTACGTAAGAGGTCCGGCATCACGCATCAGTACAGGACGTCCCACTCTAACGCCGCCTGGCGGCTCAGACTTCACGCCAAACCTGTGTTCGAATCCATCTGGGGCACGGAGAAACTTTTAGCTAGT TCCCGTAAATCAATTCACCCTCTACTTATTTGTCAATTTTTAGGTCGAAGCAACTTCTCCAAACCTGAGAATTGTTGGTTTCACCTTGACCAAGGGAGCTGGCGAAAGGGACTGCATGCGTACCAGGGGGCGGTCTATTTGGAGGAAACGACCCCATCAGACTACTGCTTTAGAGTGCTCGAGGGCTCCCAAAAATACCACCAGGACTTGATGTACACTTTCTCAGATGTCAATGAAGCAATGGCAGGCaaagatttttacattttaaaaaatcaccaCTTAAAATTCTACCAGAATAAAGGGTGCGCGAAAAAGAAAGTCCCCGTCCCCAAGGGTGGACTGGTGCTATGGGATTCCAGATTGGTCCACGATACCCTAGCCCCCGTAGAAGGTCGGCCTCATGCCGACAGATGGCGCTTTGTTACTTACGTTTGCATGACCCCTGCGATCTGGGCTTCGAAGATAGATTTTAAGGTCAAGAAGATGGCTTACGAGGAGATGCTGTGTTCTGCTCACTGGCCATCTCAAGGGGTCAAGCTCTTCCCGGGTACACACGAGGATGAACCGACAAAACACAAGCGGATCGAGATGGTAGAGGAGCAGCCCTCGATAGCCAGAACGAGGCTGGTACAGCTACTGGCGGGGTTGGAGGCTTACGACTTCACTGATGGACGTCCAAATGGACCCTACTGGGAGCCAAGATGGACCCCGAGATAG
- the LOC105339929 gene encoding uncharacterized protein isoform X1 — translation MSMETDKKKLHIQEEKIKNELETQGFSVVPGVIPLEECDKYTQEFRTWLDRFGEDSPVRKRSGITHQYRTSHSNAAWRLRLHAKPVFESLWGTEKLLVSVDGMSISEPPEQGRSNFSKPEDCWFHLDQGSWRKGLHAYQGAVYLEETTPSDYCFRVLEGSQKYHQDLIDTFSDANEGMAGKDFYILKNHHLEFYQNKGCAKKKVPVPKGGLVLWDSRTVHDTLAPVEGRPHADRWRFVIYVCMTPAIWASKKDFEVKRKAYEEMLSTAHWPSEGIRLFPSTHENEETKHKRIEMVKEQPPIARTRLVRLLAGMEAYDFTDGRPNGPDWRPKGSEIQY, via the exons ATGAGCATGGAGACCGATAAAAA AAAACTACACATTCAGGAAGAGAAAATAAAGAATGAGCTAGAGACCCAGGGTTTTTCCGTGGTCCCCGGGGTGATTCCACTGGAGGAATGTGACAAGTACACCCAGGAATTCCGGACCTGGCTGGACAGGTTTGGAGAGGATTCCCCCGTACGTAAGAGGTCCGGCATCACGCATCAGTACAGGACGTCCCACTCTAACGCCGCCTGGCGGCTCAGACTTCACGCCAAACCTGTGTTCGAATCCCTCTGGGGCACGGAGAAACTTTTAGTTAGTGTAGACGGTATGTCTATATCGGAGCCCCCGGAGCAAG gtCGAAGCAACTTCTCCAAGCCTGAGGACTGTTGGTTTCACCTTGACCAAGGGAGCTGGCGAAAGGGACTGCATGCGTACCAGGGGGCGGTCTATTTGGAGGAAACGACCCCATCAGACTACTGCTTCAGAGTGCTCGAGGGCTCCCAAAAATACCACCAGGACTTGATTGACACTTTCTCAGATGCCAATGAAGGAATGGCAGGCaaagatttttacattttaaaaaatcaccaCTTAGAATTCTACCAGAATAAAGGGTGCGCGAAAAAGAAAGTCCCCGTCCCCAAAGGTGGACTGGTGCTATGGGACTCCAGAACGGTCCACGATACCCTAGCCCCCGTAGAAGGTCGGCCTCATGCCGACAGATGGCGCTTTGTTATTTACGTTTGCATGACCCCTGCGATATGGGCTTCGAAGAAAGATTTTGAGGTCAAGAGGAAGGCATACGAGGAGATGCTATCTACTGCTCACTGGCCATCTGAAGGGATCAGGCTCTTCCCTAGTACACACGAGAATGAAGAGACAAAACACAAGCGGATCGAGATGGTTAAAGAGCAGCCCCCGATAGCCAGAACGAGGTTGGTACGGCTTCTGGCGGGGATGGAGGCTTACGACTTCACTGATGGACGTCCAAATGGACCCGATTGGCGGCCAAAGGGGTCCGAAATACAGTATTAG
- the LOC105339929 gene encoding uncharacterized protein isoform X2: MSMETNKKKLHIQEEKIKNELETQGFSVVPGVIPLEECDKYTQEFRTWLDRFGEDSPVRKRSGITHQYRTSHSNAAWRLRLHAKPVFESLWGTEKLLVSVDGMSISEPPEQGRSNFSKPEDCWFHLDQGSWRKGLHAYQGAVYLEETTPSDYCFRVLEGSQKYHQDLIDTFSDANEGMAGKDFYILKNHHLEFYQNKGCAKKKVPVPKGGLVLWDSRTVHDTLAPVEGRPHADRWRFVIYVCMTPAIWASKKDFEVKRKAYEEMLSTAHWPSEGIRLFPSTHENEETKHKRIEMVKEQPPIARTRLVRLLAGMEAYDFTDGRPNGPDWRPKGSEIQY, from the exons ATGAGTATGGAGACCAATAAAAA AAAACTACACATTCAGGAAGAGAAAATAAAGAATGAGCTAGAGACCCAGGGTTTTTCCGTGGTCCCCGGGGTGATTCCACTGGAGGAATGTGACAAGTACACCCAGGAATTCCGGACCTGGCTGGACAGGTTTGGAGAGGATTCCCCCGTACGTAAGAGGTCCGGCATCACGCATCAGTACAGGACGTCCCACTCTAACGCCGCCTGGCGGCTCAGACTTCACGCCAAACCTGTGTTCGAATCCCTCTGGGGCACGGAGAAACTTTTAGTTAGTGTAGACGGTATGTCTATATCGGAGCCCCCGGAGCAAG gtCGAAGCAACTTCTCCAAGCCTGAGGACTGTTGGTTTCACCTTGACCAAGGGAGCTGGCGAAAGGGACTGCATGCGTACCAGGGGGCGGTCTATTTGGAGGAAACGACCCCATCAGACTACTGCTTCAGAGTGCTCGAGGGCTCCCAAAAATACCACCAGGACTTGATTGACACTTTCTCAGATGCCAATGAAGGAATGGCAGGCaaagatttttacattttaaaaaatcaccaCTTAGAATTCTACCAGAATAAAGGGTGCGCGAAAAAGAAAGTCCCCGTCCCCAAAGGTGGACTGGTGCTATGGGACTCCAGAACGGTCCACGATACCCTAGCCCCCGTAGAAGGTCGGCCTCATGCCGACAGATGGCGCTTTGTTATTTACGTTTGCATGACCCCTGCGATATGGGCTTCGAAGAAAGATTTTGAGGTCAAGAGGAAGGCATACGAGGAGATGCTATCTACTGCTCACTGGCCATCTGAAGGGATCAGGCTCTTCCCTAGTACACACGAGAATGAAGAGACAAAACACAAGCGGATCGAGATGGTTAAAGAGCAGCCCCCGATAGCCAGAACGAGGTTGGTACGGCTTCTGGCGGGGATGGAGGCTTACGACTTCACTGATGGACGTCCAAATGGACCCGATTGGCGGCCAAAGGGGTCCGAAATACAGTATTAG
- the LOC136274130 gene encoding uncharacterized protein isoform X1, whose translation MSMETDKKKLHIQEERIKNELETQGYSVVPGVIPLAECDEYTQEFRAWLGRFGEDAPVRSRSILHQYRTSHSNAAWRLRLHAKPVFESIWGTEKLLTSVDGMSISEPPEQGRSNFSKPEDCWFHLDQGSWRKELHAYQGAVYLEETTPSDYCFRVLEGSQKYHQDLMDAFSDVNETMAGKDFYILKNHHLEFYRNKGCAKKKVPVPKGGLVLWDSRLVHDTLAPVESRPHADRWRFVIYVCMTPAVWASKKDFKVKKKAYDEMLCSVHWPSQGVKLFPGTDENEQTKHKRIEMVEEQPSIARTRLVRLLAGMEAYDFTDERPNGPDWRPRWSEIQYK comes from the exons ATGAGCATGGAGACCGATAAAAA AAAACTACACATTCAGGAAGAAAGGATAAAGAATGAGCTAGAGACCCAGGGTTATTCTGTGGTCCCCGGGGTGATTCCACTCGCAGAATGTGACGAATACACCCAGGAATTCCGGGCCTGGCTGGGCAGGTTTGGAGAGGATGCCCCCGTACGTAGCAGGTCCATCCTGCATCAGTACAGGACGTCCCACTCTAACGCCGCCTGGCGGCTCAGACTTCACGCCAAACCTGTGTTCGAATCCATATGGGGCACGGAGAAACTTTTAACTAGTGTAGACGGTATGTCTATATCGGAGCCCCCGGAGCAAG GTCGAAGCAACTTCTCCAAACCTGAGGACTGTTGGTTTCACCTTGACCAAGGGAGCTGGCGAAAGGAACTGCATGCGTACCAGGGGGCAGTCTATTTGGAGGAAACGACCCCATCAGACTACTGCTTCAGAGTGCTCGAGGGCTCCCAAAAATACCACCAGGACTTGATGGACGCTTTCTCAGATGTCAATGAAACAATGGCAGGCaaagatttttacattttaaaaaatcaccaCTTAGAATTCTACCGGAATAAAGGGTGCGCGAAAAAGAAAGTCCCCGTCCCCAAAGGTGGACTGGTGCTATGGGATTCCAGATTGGTCCACGATACCCTAGCCCCCGTAGAAAGTCGGCCTCATGCCGACAGATGGCGCTTTGTTATTTACGTCTGCATGACCCCAGCAGTCTGGGCTTCGAAGAAGGATTTTAAGGTCAAGAAGAAGGCTTACGATGAGATGCTGTGTTCTGTTCACTGGCCATCTCAAGGGGTCAAGCTCTTCCCTGGTACAGACGAGAATGAACAGACAAAACACAAGCGGATCGAGATGGTAGAGGAGCAGCCCTCGATAGCCAGAACGAGGCTGGTACGGCTACTGGCGGGGATGGAGGCTTACGACTTCACTGATGAACGTCCAAATGGACCCGACTGGCGGCCAAGGTGGTCCGAAATACAGTATAAGTAG